From one Lolium rigidum isolate FL_2022 chromosome 4, APGP_CSIRO_Lrig_0.1, whole genome shotgun sequence genomic stretch:
- the LOC124647198 gene encoding protein SRC2-like: MAYRVLEVTLISAKDLKKVTVFSKMRVYAVASISGGDPRTPTHRTHSDRHGGRNPMWHAPLRFPIPIAADPRGLALHVLLRSERSFGDRDVGEVLVPVQDLFAAAPPAGEHRHLSYQVRRPMSGRKRGVLHISYSLTDAPAVGQGDARCAQQLTAAATKGGVAEAVTVYPPSYQQQAVPPPYGYQHHSYGYGPSYGYGHAAAAPYGYGAPSAAPARHDDSSGGGMASGFGMGLLGAAVSGMMLGIGDGVGDMIADAEMGMDGCC, encoded by the coding sequence ATGGCGTATCGGGTGCTGGAGGTGACGCTGATCTCGGCCAAGGACCTGAAGAAGGTGACGGTGTTCTCCAAGATGCGTGTGTACGCGGTGGCATCCATCTCCGGCGGCGACCCGCGCACGCCGACACACCGGACGCACTCGGACCGGCACGGCGGGCGGAACCCCATGTGGCACGCGCCGCTGCGGTTCCCAATCCCgatcgccgccgacccccgcGGGCTCGCACTGCACGTGCTCCTCCGCTCCGAGCGCTCCTTCGGCGACCGCGACGTCGGCGAGGTGCTCGTCCCCGTCCAGGACCTtttcgccgccgcgcctcccgccgGCGAGCATCGCCACCTCAGCTACCAGGTGCGACGCCCCATGAGCGGCCGGAAGCGCGGGGTGCTCCACATCTCCTACAGCCTCACGGACGCGCCGGCGGTAGGGCAGGGGGACGCGCGGTGCGCGCAGCAGCTGACCGCGGCGGCGACGAAGGGCGGTGTCGCGGAGGCAGTGACCGTGTACCCACCGTCGTACCAGCAGCAGGCTGTACCGCCGCCGTACGGGTACCAGCACCACTCTTACGGGTACGGCCCGTCGTACGGCTacggccacgccgccgccgctccgtatGGGTACGGGGCGCCGTCCGCCGCCCCGGCGAGGCACGACGACAGCAGCGGCGGAGGGATGGCGTCCGGGTTCGGGATGGGGCTCCTGGGCGCGGCAGTCAGCGGGATGATGCTCGGCATCGGCGACGGCGTCGGGGACATGATCGCCGACGCGGAGATGGGCATGGATGGCTGCTGCTGA